A single genomic interval of Saccharothrix saharensis harbors:
- a CDS encoding exonuclease SbcCD subunit D, whose amino-acid sequence MLILHTSDWHVGRTFHGRDLLQEQEAVLGGLADTVADERVDVVVVSGDLFDRAVPNAEAVAVCSRVLKRIRAAGAQIVITPGNHDSAARLGFLGAFAEAGGLHLRTRVAELHEPVLFADPHGPVAVYGIPFLEPETARHVLGVEAKGHGGVLTEAMRRIKLDLAARAGTRSVVLAHAFVTGGEPCESERTIAVGGVQDVSGAVFAGIDYVALGHLHGQQTLAGHLRYSGSPVAYSFSEARHHKSVWLVELDAGGLAGVERRSLPVPRPLSTVSGALDDLVLDPDHERVEDHFLSVTLTDRVRPLDALRRLQRRFPHAVHVEWRPEGGRTGELRFAERVRGRSDEEIACCFVEDVRGDQPNPRELDLLREAFAAAAREGDS is encoded by the coding sequence GTGTTGATCCTGCACACGTCCGACTGGCACGTGGGGCGCACCTTCCACGGCCGTGACCTGCTGCAAGAGCAGGAAGCCGTGCTCGGCGGCCTCGCCGACACCGTGGCGGACGAGCGGGTGGACGTGGTCGTGGTCTCGGGTGACCTGTTCGACCGGGCCGTGCCGAACGCGGAAGCCGTCGCGGTGTGCTCGCGGGTGCTCAAGCGGATCCGGGCGGCGGGCGCGCAGATCGTGATCACGCCCGGCAACCACGACTCGGCGGCCCGGCTGGGCTTCCTGGGCGCGTTCGCCGAGGCGGGCGGCCTGCACCTGCGCACGCGGGTGGCCGAGCTGCACGAGCCGGTGCTGTTCGCCGACCCGCACGGCCCGGTGGCGGTGTACGGGATCCCGTTCCTGGAGCCGGAGACCGCGCGGCACGTGCTGGGCGTGGAGGCGAAGGGCCACGGCGGCGTGCTGACCGAGGCGATGCGGCGGATCAAGCTGGACCTGGCGGCCCGCGCGGGCACGCGCTCGGTCGTGCTGGCGCACGCGTTCGTGACCGGCGGCGAGCCGTGCGAGTCGGAGCGCACCATCGCGGTGGGCGGCGTGCAGGACGTGTCGGGCGCGGTGTTCGCCGGGATCGACTACGTGGCGCTGGGCCACCTGCACGGACAGCAGACGCTGGCCGGGCACCTGAGGTACTCGGGCAGCCCGGTGGCGTACTCGTTCTCCGAGGCGCGCCACCACAAGTCGGTGTGGCTGGTCGAGCTGGACGCGGGCGGCCTGGCCGGGGTGGAACGGCGGTCGCTGCCGGTGCCCCGCCCGCTGTCGACGGTGAGCGGCGCGTTGGACGACCTGGTGCTGGACCCGGACCACGAGCGGGTCGAGGACCACTTCCTGTCCGTGACGCTGACCGACCGGGTGCGCCCGCTGGACGCGCTGCGGCGGTTGCAGCGGCGGTTCCCGCACGCGGTGCACGTGGAGTGGCGGCCGGAGGGCGGGCGGACCGGCGAGCTGCGGTTCGCCGAACGGGTGCGCGGCCGCAGCGACGAGGAGATCGCCTGCTGCTTCGTCGAGGACGTGCGCGGCGACCAGCCCAACCCGCGCGAGCTGGACCTGTTGCGGGAGGCGTTCGCCGCCGCTGCCCGGGAAGGGGACTCGTGA
- a CDS encoding AAA family ATPase, translating to MKLHRLAVSGFGPYAAREEVDFDLLGADGLFLLHGDTGAGKTTLLDAVAFALFGKVPGARGDVKRLRCDYADRDTPTYVELELTVRGRRFRLKRSPEYERPKKRGDGATRQQAQVSLTWVGGWTGEGHSRIDDVAREVEGLLGMTAEQFFQVVLLPQGEFARFLRAETAEREKLLEKLFGTERFLDVEKWFRERRAERRRELARLGQAHRDLVQRVAEVALEDPPEGGGDQEWLSSLLKRLDEAEREADQAAAQASDRRAGAEAAWQEARARHERVRRVREARRNLDRYAEVEPSLRAWVAERDAARQAAVVVPAQERAVKLERELDAAVAHEQAAAAAVAALGYRGTDLRGDGERLREEAGGLTSLAADAERQRADQRRIAQLDRDVATTSQRLAALVTQLDEVPSKLAAARTAVEESAEAAARLPQVSGLAAAAAELPRVERAFRDADEARRDAVDAQQAAREALLRIRRERLDGMAVELAERLRPGDACPVCGSAEHPSPAQPVLNAVTAADEDRAAEDDQVALDRRQRAEQEAHRLAERLALLREQLGDRPPAELEREHRSVAAQAERWEARQHELAELEEKVQRALDQRGALERELAEAGAQRAQLVEAVEERGARLEEARGDFPDVVTRRAHLSDLADALTALATRRTAVVEHGERLADHRLEVARLAAAQGFADVADALAAARPAAAVAELEIRIREVEKTRTAAESTLAELPDTDPDTEVDVAGAEERFRAASAHATDAATALTNARTRAARAADLAERLRTAWLRLEPVEAEFAELDALTDVINGQGQNAKSMTLRTYVLAARLEEVAVAASARLERMSQGRYRFVHSVEAGPRGTRGGLGLDVMDDYSGQQRPAKTLSGGESFLASLALALGLADVVAAGAVLDTLFIDEGFGTLDAETLELVMTTLDELRAGGRVVGLVSHVEEMRQRIPTRLRVRKARGGSSLELTA from the coding sequence GTGAAGCTGCACCGGTTGGCGGTCAGCGGGTTCGGCCCGTACGCGGCGCGCGAGGAGGTCGACTTCGACCTGCTCGGCGCGGACGGCTTGTTCCTGCTGCACGGCGACACCGGCGCGGGCAAGACGACGTTGCTGGACGCGGTGGCGTTCGCGCTGTTCGGCAAGGTGCCCGGCGCGCGCGGCGACGTGAAGCGGCTGCGCTGCGACTACGCCGACCGGGACACCCCGACGTACGTGGAGCTGGAGCTGACCGTGCGCGGCCGGCGGTTCCGGCTCAAGCGCAGCCCCGAGTACGAGCGGCCGAAGAAGCGCGGCGACGGCGCGACCCGCCAGCAGGCGCAGGTGTCGTTGACGTGGGTCGGCGGGTGGACCGGCGAGGGGCACAGCCGCATCGACGACGTGGCCCGCGAGGTCGAGGGCCTGCTCGGGATGACCGCCGAGCAGTTCTTCCAGGTGGTGCTGCTGCCGCAGGGCGAGTTCGCGCGGTTCCTGCGGGCCGAGACCGCCGAGCGGGAGAAGCTGCTGGAGAAGCTGTTCGGCACCGAGCGGTTCCTGGACGTGGAGAAGTGGTTCCGGGAACGCCGGGCCGAGCGCAGGCGGGAGCTCGCGCGGCTCGGCCAGGCGCACCGCGACCTGGTGCAGCGGGTGGCCGAGGTCGCGCTGGAGGACCCGCCGGAGGGCGGCGGCGACCAGGAGTGGCTGAGCTCGCTGCTCAAGCGGCTGGACGAGGCCGAGCGCGAGGCCGACCAGGCCGCGGCGCAGGCGTCGGACCGGCGGGCCGGGGCCGAGGCGGCGTGGCAGGAGGCGCGGGCGCGGCACGAGCGGGTGCGCCGGGTGCGGGAGGCGCGCCGCAACCTCGACCGGTACGCGGAGGTGGAGCCGAGCCTGCGGGCGTGGGTCGCCGAACGGGACGCGGCCCGGCAGGCGGCGGTGGTCGTGCCCGCGCAGGAGCGCGCGGTGAAGCTGGAGCGCGAGCTGGACGCCGCCGTCGCGCACGAGCAGGCGGCGGCCGCCGCGGTGGCCGCGCTCGGCTACCGGGGCACGGACCTGCGCGGCGACGGCGAGCGGCTGCGCGAGGAGGCCGGCGGACTCACGAGCCTGGCCGCCGACGCCGAGCGGCAGCGCGCCGACCAGCGGCGCATCGCCCAGCTGGACCGCGACGTGGCCACCACGTCGCAGCGGCTGGCCGCGCTGGTCACGCAGCTGGACGAGGTGCCGTCGAAGCTGGCCGCCGCGCGGACCGCGGTCGAGGAGTCGGCCGAGGCCGCGGCCAGGCTGCCGCAGGTGTCGGGCCTGGCCGCCGCGGCGGCCGAGCTGCCGCGCGTGGAGCGGGCGTTCCGGGACGCGGACGAGGCGCGGCGGGACGCGGTGGACGCGCAGCAGGCGGCGCGGGAGGCGCTGCTCCGCATCCGCCGGGAACGGCTGGACGGCATGGCGGTCGAGCTGGCCGAGCGGTTGCGGCCGGGCGACGCGTGCCCGGTGTGCGGTTCGGCCGAGCACCCGTCGCCCGCGCAGCCGGTGCTGAACGCCGTGACGGCCGCGGACGAGGACCGCGCCGCCGAGGACGACCAGGTCGCGCTGGACCGGCGGCAGCGGGCCGAGCAGGAGGCGCACCGGCTGGCGGAGCGGCTGGCGCTGCTGCGCGAGCAGCTCGGCGACCGGCCGCCCGCCGAGCTGGAGCGCGAGCACCGGTCCGTGGCGGCGCAGGCCGAGCGGTGGGAGGCCCGGCAGCACGAGCTGGCCGAGCTGGAGGAGAAGGTCCAGCGCGCGCTCGACCAGCGTGGCGCGCTCGAACGCGAACTGGCCGAGGCGGGCGCGCAGCGGGCGCAACTGGTGGAGGCGGTCGAGGAGCGGGGCGCACGGCTGGAGGAGGCGCGCGGCGACTTCCCGGACGTGGTGACGCGCCGGGCGCACCTGAGCGACCTGGCCGACGCGCTGACCGCGCTGGCGACCCGCCGGACGGCCGTGGTCGAGCACGGGGAACGCCTGGCCGACCACCGGCTGGAGGTCGCCCGGCTGGCCGCCGCGCAGGGGTTCGCCGACGTGGCCGACGCCCTGGCCGCGGCCCGCCCGGCCGCCGCCGTCGCCGAGCTGGAGATCCGCATCCGCGAGGTCGAGAAGACCCGGACCGCGGCCGAGAGCACGCTGGCCGAGCTGCCCGACACCGACCCGGACACCGAGGTGGACGTGGCGGGCGCGGAGGAGCGGTTCCGGGCGGCGAGCGCGCACGCGACCGACGCCGCCACCGCGTTGACCAACGCCCGCACGCGGGCCGCCCGCGCCGCCGACCTGGCCGAGCGGCTGCGGACCGCGTGGCTGCGGCTGGAGCCGGTGGAGGCCGAGTTCGCCGAGCTGGACGCGTTGACCGACGTGATCAACGGGCAGGGGCAGAACGCCAAGAGCATGACCCTGCGGACGTACGTGCTGGCCGCGCGGCTGGAGGAGGTCGCGGTGGCGGCAAGCGCCCGGCTGGAGCGGATGAGCCAGGGCCGCTACCGGTTCGTGCACTCGGTCGAGGCCGGTCCGCGCGGCACCAGGGGCGGGTTGGGCCTGGACGTCATGGACGACTACTCGGGGCAGCAGCGGCCCGCGAAGACGCTGTCCGGCGGCGAGTCGTTCCTCGCGTCGCTGGCGCTCGCGCTGGGCCTGGCCGACGTGGTGGCCGCGGGCGCGGTGCTGGACACGCTGTTCATCGACGAGGGTTTCGGCACGCTCGACGCCGAGACGCTGGAGCTGGTGATGACCACGCTGGACGAGCTGCGCGCGGGCGGCCGGGTGGTCGGCCTGGTCTCGCACGTGGAGGAGATGCGGCAGCGCATCCCCACCCGGTTGCGCGTCCGCAAGGCCCGCGGTGGTTCGTCGCTGGAGCTGACGGCCTAG
- a CDS encoding carbohydrate-binding protein, with amino-acid sequence MKVSVTRTLIAAVLALFFAGTSAAVAEPEQAQAQDRQWSGWYDLGGVVTAGPAVSSWSANRLDVFARGTDSAVWHRWWNGSAWSGWESLGGNIIDNPAAVSWGPDRIDLFGRGTNNHLLHKAWNGSSWSGWVDLGGVITAGPAVSSWSAGRLDVFAKGTDNALWHKAWTGSSWSGWQNLGGRFIDNPAAVSWGPNRIDVFVEGTNNHLLHKAWNGSSWSGWADLGGVITAGPAVASWSAGRLDVFAKGADNALWHKAWTGAGWSGWEDLGGTFLHNPAAVSWGPNRIDIFVAGTNNHIYQKAWY; translated from the coding sequence ATGAAAGTCTCGGTCACCAGAACGTTGATCGCCGCAGTGCTGGCCCTGTTCTTCGCGGGCACGTCCGCGGCGGTCGCCGAACCGGAGCAGGCGCAGGCGCAGGACAGACAATGGTCGGGCTGGTACGACCTCGGCGGTGTGGTCACCGCGGGCCCGGCCGTGTCGTCGTGGTCGGCGAACCGCCTCGACGTGTTCGCGCGCGGCACCGACTCGGCCGTGTGGCACCGCTGGTGGAACGGGTCCGCCTGGTCGGGCTGGGAGAGCCTCGGCGGGAACATCATCGACAACCCGGCCGCCGTCTCGTGGGGGCCCGACCGCATCGACCTGTTCGGCCGCGGCACGAACAACCACCTGCTGCACAAGGCGTGGAACGGCTCGTCCTGGTCCGGCTGGGTGGACCTCGGCGGCGTCATCACCGCAGGTCCGGCGGTGTCCTCCTGGTCGGCCGGACGGCTCGACGTGTTCGCCAAGGGCACCGACAACGCGCTGTGGCACAAGGCGTGGACCGGCTCGTCCTGGTCGGGCTGGCAGAACCTCGGCGGTCGGTTCATCGACAACCCGGCGGCCGTGTCGTGGGGGCCCAACCGCATCGACGTCTTCGTGGAGGGCACGAACAACCACCTGCTGCACAAGGCGTGGAACGGCTCGTCCTGGTCCGGCTGGGCGGACCTCGGCGGCGTCATCACCGCGGGCCCGGCCGTGGCCTCCTGGTCCGCCGGGCGACTGGACGTGTTCGCCAAGGGCGCCGACAACGCGCTGTGGCACAAGGCGTGGACCGGTGCCGGCTGGTCCGGGTGGGAAGACCTCGGCGGCACCTTCCTGCACAACCCGGCGGCCGTGTCGTGGGGTCCGAACCGCATCGACATCTTCGTGGCGGGCACCAACAACCACATCTACCAGAAAGCGTGGTACTGA
- a CDS encoding AfsR/SARP family transcriptional regulator, giving the protein MLFRVLGAVDVVRSDGARIPVAARKPRVLLATLLLHAGEWVSVERLVGALWPEGAPPSAEKNTKTYVWKLRRLLAQDPTAGERIDGGRGGYRVRVAADELDAHRFEALVRTGRRHAGAGLHRQAAAAFAEAVRLWRGDPFGELVGSDADTVRARLVERRLTALEGHAAALSALGSHEEAAVALKGLVARHPFRERLRGALMTALYRAGRQAEALDVYDEGRVLLDRELGVRPGEELRRLHLDILNQDPALEVDREAGPPAWVSPAQVPAAVVGFTGRAEHLRRLDRLLARADDRQPPPVAVITGTGGVGKTALAVHWAHRVRDRFPDGQLYVNLRGYDPDLPVGPGDALAGFLRALGVDSRDLPQDLDERSATFRSLLAGRRVLVVLDNARTAAQVRPLLPGSPGCLVLVTSRDSMRGLIAKDGATRLGLDLLPAAEAHDLLRALIGDRAAAEPGAVDALAELCARLPLALRLAAELATGRPTASLARLSRELVREQDRLDRLDDDTDPHAALRSAFSWSYRHLDPAVARVFRLLGAHPCHELGLDAIAALTGSSDAAVRRHVDALVQAHLVERTADGRFQMHDLLRTYARGLAAEADPDRHAAVHALADHYVREAAAAVVLFDPVDHAGRGPALPAAGPATRDEAVAWLEAERANLLAVAEHAARHGDAAQAEELADAVWRYFHVRGHHDESLALHTHALAAGRRRADRVAQGAALTGFGVACERLGRYEEALRHHEQAVEVARETGDVSFTGRALKNLGVVLRRLGRHREAERVFRESLAIARAIGNRRGEAAVLCSLALVHEASGRYEEALRHMEQAMAAVPDVDNDHALVNHLQANLGLVHLRLGRAEVAGKHLAEALAGARATGSRDLEAEVLDTLGELATAAGDPDRAVEHHREALALTRRTGDRHEEARAHDGLARAYEAWGRPEDARRHRLLATRRAPGGR; this is encoded by the coding sequence GTGCTGTTCCGGGTCCTGGGCGCGGTCGACGTGGTGCGGTCCGACGGAGCGCGGATCCCCGTCGCAGCCCGGAAACCACGCGTGCTGCTGGCCACGCTCCTGCTGCACGCGGGCGAGTGGGTGAGCGTCGAGCGGCTGGTCGGGGCGCTGTGGCCGGAAGGCGCGCCCCCGTCGGCGGAGAAGAACACCAAGACCTACGTCTGGAAGCTGCGCCGGCTGCTCGCGCAGGACCCGACGGCCGGCGAGCGGATCGACGGCGGCCGGGGCGGCTACCGGGTCCGGGTTGCGGCCGACGAGTTGGACGCGCACCGGTTCGAGGCGCTGGTCCGGACCGGTCGGCGGCACGCCGGCGCGGGGCTGCACCGGCAGGCCGCGGCGGCGTTCGCCGAGGCGGTCCGGCTGTGGCGCGGCGACCCGTTCGGCGAGCTGGTCGGGTCGGACGCGGACACCGTGCGGGCCCGGCTGGTCGAGCGGCGGCTGACCGCGTTGGAGGGGCACGCGGCGGCGTTGTCGGCGCTGGGCTCGCACGAAGAGGCGGCGGTCGCGCTCAAGGGGCTGGTCGCGCGGCACCCGTTCCGGGAACGGCTGCGCGGTGCGCTGATGACCGCGCTGTACCGGGCGGGACGGCAGGCCGAGGCGCTGGACGTCTACGACGAGGGCCGCGTGCTGCTGGACCGGGAGCTGGGCGTGCGGCCGGGGGAGGAGCTGCGCCGGCTGCACCTGGACATCCTCAACCAGGACCCGGCCCTGGAGGTCGACCGGGAGGCGGGTCCGCCGGCGTGGGTGAGCCCCGCGCAGGTGCCGGCCGCCGTCGTCGGGTTCACCGGCCGGGCCGAGCACCTGCGGCGCCTCGACCGGCTCCTCGCCCGCGCCGACGACCGCCAGCCGCCGCCGGTCGCCGTCATCACCGGTACCGGCGGCGTCGGCAAGACGGCCCTGGCCGTGCACTGGGCGCACCGCGTGCGGGACCGGTTCCCCGACGGGCAGCTCTACGTCAACCTCCGCGGCTACGACCCCGACCTGCCGGTCGGTCCGGGTGACGCGCTGGCGGGCTTCCTGCGCGCCCTGGGCGTCGACTCGCGGGACCTCCCGCAGGACCTGGACGAGCGGTCCGCCACGTTCCGGTCCCTGTTGGCGGGCAGGCGGGTCCTCGTGGTGCTCGACAACGCCCGCACGGCCGCGCAGGTCCGGCCGCTGCTGCCCGGCTCGCCCGGCTGCCTGGTGCTGGTGACCAGCCGCGACTCGATGCGCGGGCTGATCGCGAAGGACGGCGCGACCCGGCTGGGGCTCGACCTGCTGCCCGCCGCCGAGGCGCACGACCTGCTGCGCGCGTTGATCGGCGACCGGGCGGCGGCGGAACCGGGCGCGGTGGACGCGCTGGCCGAGCTGTGCGCGCGGTTGCCGCTGGCCCTGCGCCTGGCCGCGGAACTCGCCACCGGCCGCCCCACCGCGTCGTTGGCGCGGCTGAGCCGCGAGCTGGTCCGGGAGCAGGACCGGCTGGACCGGCTCGACGACGACACCGACCCCCACGCGGCGCTGCGGTCGGCGTTCTCGTGGTCCTACCGGCACCTGGACCCGGCGGTGGCGCGGGTGTTCCGGCTGCTGGGCGCGCACCCGTGCCACGAACTCGGCCTGGACGCGATCGCCGCGCTGACCGGCTCGTCCGACGCGGCGGTCCGCCGGCACGTCGACGCGCTGGTCCAGGCGCACCTGGTGGAGCGCACGGCCGACGGCCGGTTCCAGATGCACGACCTGCTGCGCACCTACGCCCGCGGTCTCGCCGCCGAAGCGGACCCCGACCGGCACGCGGCGGTGCACGCCCTGGCGGACCACTACGTGCGCGAGGCGGCGGCCGCGGTGGTGCTGTTCGACCCGGTGGACCACGCCGGGCGAGGACCGGCGCTCCCCGCGGCCGGGCCGGCCACCCGGGACGAGGCGGTGGCGTGGCTGGAGGCCGAGCGGGCGAACCTGCTCGCGGTCGCCGAGCACGCGGCCCGGCACGGTGACGCCGCGCAGGCCGAGGAACTGGCCGACGCGGTGTGGCGCTACTTCCACGTCCGCGGCCACCACGACGAGTCGCTGGCCCTGCACACCCACGCCCTGGCGGCCGGTCGTCGGCGCGCCGACCGCGTCGCCCAGGGTGCCGCGCTCACCGGGTTCGGCGTCGCGTGCGAGCGGTTGGGGCGGTACGAGGAGGCGTTGCGCCACCACGAGCAGGCGGTCGAGGTCGCGCGGGAGACCGGCGACGTGAGCTTCACCGGCCGGGCGCTGAAGAACCTGGGCGTGGTCCTGCGCCGCCTCGGGCGGCACCGGGAGGCGGAGCGCGTCTTCCGGGAGTCGCTGGCCATCGCCCGGGCCATCGGGAACCGCCGCGGCGAGGCGGCCGTGCTGTGCAGCCTGGCGCTGGTGCACGAGGCGTCGGGCCGGTACGAGGAGGCGTTGCGGCACATGGAGCAGGCCATGGCGGCCGTGCCGGACGTCGACAACGACCACGCGCTGGTCAACCACCTGCAGGCGAACCTGGGGCTGGTGCACCTGCGGCTCGGCCGCGCCGAGGTCGCCGGGAAGCACCTCGCCGAAGCGCTCGCGGGCGCGCGGGCGACCGGCAGCCGCGACCTGGAGGCCGAGGTGCTCGACACGCTGGGCGAGCTGGCGACGGCCGCCGGCGACCCGGACCGCGCCGTCGAGCACCACCGGGAGGCACTGGCGCTGACCCGCCGCACGGGGGACCGGCACGAGGAGGCGCGGGCCCACGACGGCCTGGCGCGCGCCTACGAGGCCTGGGGCCGGCCGGAGGACGCCCGCCGGCACCGGCTGTTGGCGACTCGCCGTGCACCGGGTGGCCGGTAG
- a CDS encoding MerR family transcriptional regulator, which translates to MGDTAETGGLTVGQVSTRLGVTVRALHHWDGIGLARPSLRTAGGYRLYTAADLERLHRIVVYREIGLGLDRIRVVLDDSAADVPGALRAQRAQVAERIDRLRRLTAGLDRMIDAHERGPLLTAAQQAAIFGPDWDPDRTAQARQRYGDTAQWSQYAERSAARGPAEWQAVADAVAAFERALGDAMDAGVTPGSPAADHLVERHREVFAAYFPLTREMQVCLGRRFETEPGFAAHYDGIRPGLAGWFRRIIDASARARGVDPDTATWG; encoded by the coding sequence ATGGGTGACACCGCGGAGACCGGCGGCCTGACCGTCGGCCAGGTCTCGACCCGGCTGGGCGTGACGGTCCGCGCGCTGCACCACTGGGACGGGATCGGCCTGGCGCGGCCGTCGCTGCGCACGGCGGGCGGCTACCGGCTCTACACCGCGGCCGACCTGGAACGCCTGCACCGCATCGTCGTGTACCGCGAGATCGGGTTGGGCCTGGACCGGATCCGGGTCGTCCTGGACGACTCCGCGGCGGACGTGCCGGGCGCGTTGCGGGCGCAGCGGGCCCAGGTCGCCGAGCGGATCGACCGGCTCCGGCGGCTCACCGCCGGGCTGGACCGGATGATCGACGCCCACGAACGCGGCCCGCTGCTCACCGCGGCGCAGCAGGCCGCGATCTTCGGCCCCGACTGGGACCCGGACCGGACCGCCCAGGCCCGGCAGCGCTACGGCGACACCGCGCAGTGGTCGCAGTACGCCGAGCGCTCGGCCGCGCGCGGCCCGGCGGAGTGGCAGGCCGTCGCCGACGCCGTGGCCGCCTTCGAACGCGCCCTCGGTGACGCGATGGACGCCGGCGTCACGCCCGGCAGCCCGGCAGCGGACCACCTGGTCGAACGGCACCGCGAGGTGTTCGCCGCGTACTTCCCGCTCACCCGGGAGATGCAGGTCTGCCTCGGCCGCCGGTTCGAGACCGAGCCGGGCTTCGCCGCCCACTACGACGGCATTCGCCCGGGCCTGGCCGGGTGGTTCCGCCGGATCATCGACGCGAGCGCCCGCGCCCGCGGCGTCGACCCCGACACCGCGACCTGGGGGTAG
- a CDS encoding VOC family protein: MSDYYNAFEISPVPEPGPDAVAPELYRGIYGMPAFVSIPTDDLAASVDFWVRGLGFFELFGIPGTLVHLRRWAFQDVLLVAAEGVPEEPPRLSVSFSCVLDQVDAVVEACRALRPGSVDGPRDTPWNTRDVEVITPENARVVFTAAKPFDPDSQEARNLAAIGIQHPDADENGGHG, from the coding sequence GTGAGTGACTACTACAACGCCTTCGAGATCAGCCCCGTGCCCGAGCCCGGCCCGGACGCGGTGGCACCCGAGCTGTACCGCGGCATCTACGGGATGCCCGCGTTCGTCAGCATCCCGACCGACGACCTGGCGGCGTCGGTGGACTTCTGGGTCCGCGGGCTCGGGTTCTTCGAGCTGTTCGGCATCCCCGGCACGCTCGTGCACCTGCGCCGGTGGGCGTTCCAGGACGTGCTGCTCGTGGCGGCGGAGGGCGTGCCGGAGGAGCCGCCGCGGCTGAGCGTCAGCTTCTCGTGCGTGCTCGACCAGGTGGACGCCGTGGTCGAGGCGTGCCGCGCGCTGCGCCCGGGCTCGGTCGACGGCCCGCGGGACACGCCCTGGAACACCCGTGACGTCGAGGTGATCACCCCGGAGAACGCGCGGGTGGTGTTCACCGCGGCGAAGCCCTTCGACCCCGACAGCCAGGAGGCGCGCAACCTGGCCGCCATCGGCATCCAGCACCCGGACGCCGACGAGAATGGGGGCCATGGGTGA